In Leptolyngbya sp. O-77, the genomic window AATCCCACGGCATTCCCGTTGTGTCAGTCCTTAGCGGCATCCGCGATCGCACTCAGCTCAGCAAACACCAGCCCGACTGGATTGTCCACAACTTCGCCGAGGCACTCGAAATAATTTTGCAACATGCAGGTCGGGAAAGCGCGGGTCGGGAAAGTGCAGCCTGGCAAAATATAGGCAGTAGCGACACCTACTTTAATGCTGGAAATCGCTAGCGCAGGAAGCTGCTGATCAGCCAAAGGATAAGCAAGGCAATGAGCGCAGCGGCGCTGGACTCACCCAGGCTAATTTGGGCGAGCTGAGGGGCGATCGCCTGCACCAGCGCCATCCCCAGCAGCACGCCCAACAACAGCCCCGCCAGCGACAGCAGAAACGCCCGCCCAAACTTATGCTCTTTGCGGTTCAAAAAGAAAATACTAATGCCCACGCCCAGTGCCAGCGCCAGAGACGGTGAGCTCATGCCGAGCAGCCCTGCCCCTAGCAGCAATCCGCCTGGCCAAAGAATATCGGCGCGGCTGGGTGTGTCAATCCATTGCTGAAGCCAGTTGGGAGAAGGGTTGGGCGCAGCAGGCGCGAAATCTGGCGGTGGCTCTGCCGTCCGCTCAGGAAAGCGAATGCGATCGGGCACCTTGATCTTGCCCTCCTGTCGCTGTCGCAGCCGATCCATCAGGATTGCATCGTAGGATGCTTCAATCGCCTCTAGTGTGCGTGAGTCGCCCTCGTGCTCCTGGGTCAAACGCGCCTTTGCCGCCTGAATCTCTTCAAACGTCGCCGTCTCGTCTACGCCCAGTCTTTCGTAGTGGCTCATGTCCTCCATTCGTGCCCTCCAGCCGAATCCCCACGATAAATTGATTATGAATCGTCGTTTATGATGAATCGTATCAGTCGCAGCCTTAGTGCAAAAAATTGACGGAGCTTAATATTACAATCAGTTTCGTCTCAGAAATGATTAGCAACGAGGTTCAGGCAGCAGTCAACAGCAGACAAAAGGATCAAGTCGAGAACTTGCACTCAGCCAGTTCTTCTTCATCCAGTTTCCAAATCTCAGGCTGAGGTACAGTTCGATCATGATCGTTTGACCTTGAATACTGAACGCTAGGTTTAGTCAAGCACTCCTGCTGAGTCTATGCTGCTGACGAACACTTGGGTTGCTCCAGCGCTAACAATTCCCAGTCATCTATTCAGTTACCGATTACAGGCTGCCTGTCCCAGAGCCACTCGTTGAAGTCAAGCATCCAATAGTCAAACACACGAGTCAAACACACGAGTCAAACACAATGGTCAAACAATGGTCAAACAATTGTGGTCTACCACCTATGGTCTAACACTAGAGTTTCAGGATGTCACTGAACTTCGAGATGCCACTTAAATTACTTAAACTATAGCGCTTGAATCCACTGCTCCTGAGTTCACTAGTGCTAAACTCGCACTGCCTTCAGCTTCTGAGTTGAACACTTCTGATTCGAACAGCAGCGCTCCGACTGGCGATCGCCCCGATTTTTGTGCTTAAACTGATCAGGTCAGGTTTAAATTCTACCTGCATCTCCCTTCCCTCGTTCCACCCTCATGATTCCTCAGTGTAGCCACCCGGTTCTACCTGGCAAATGCATCTACAATACCAGCTCCTTCTAATACAAGCCCCTTCTCTCCGAGACAATCTC contains:
- a CDS encoding CPP1-like family protein, translated to MEDMSHYERLGVDETATFEEIQAAKARLTQEHEGDSRTLEAIEASYDAILMDRLRQRQEGKIKVPDRIRFPERTAEPPPDFAPAAPNPSPNWLQQWIDTPSRADILWPGGLLLGAGLLGMSSPSLALALGVGISIFFLNRKEHKFGRAFLLSLAGLLLGVLLGMALVQAIAPQLAQISLGESSAAALIALLILWLISSFLR